A stretch of the Filimonas lacunae genome encodes the following:
- a CDS encoding SusC/RagA family TonB-linked outer membrane protein yields MKRSLLQRQLMLWLAVIISLPAAIAQQSSNVSGVVRNEKGDPLPGAAIVVKNAKTNFIANALSDSMGVFNFKKLPSGGPYSFSVSAVGYEQQSLGGYQLKPDASVLLTLKLNSQASNLTDVVVVGYGTQRKENLTSAVAQVKGEVFENRAVPNVSQGLQGLIPNLNLIMGDGKPVQSPVFNIRGTTSIGQGGNALVLIDGVQGDPALLNPNDIASVSVLKDASSASIYGARAAFGVVLITTKTPGKEKVSVTYNSNYASKSPTVVPDIVSNGYQYAKSFSDAWSGWNDYSQTAQNVNKTQTFSAAYLEEYKRRNEDPSLPKVEVGANGNYVYYGNTNWFDLLYKKNLGAIDQSLSVSGNSGKASFYITGRYNSQDGLFRYNSDKYHMYNLTAKGTVQVTDWLQVYNTMQFNSRFYHNPLNVGEGGSIWANMGAEAHPSSMLFNPDGTLTFSAAYTVGDFVYGRNGIDMTDQVIRNTAGFVAKVLKNNLRIKGDITFQNTSANSSQVRVPVPYSVTPGVIAYVGTGYNDITVARKQTNYLASNIYGEYEKTFNRAHYFKALLGYNYEQSTYNNYSTTRNGLIYNPISDLNLALGQSISTAGGYDKWAILGGFFRFNYAFNDRYLLEVNGRYDGSSKFPASQRYGFFPSASAGWRVSKENFWHVNPKVVSDVKIRGSYGSLGNGSIDSYTYQDKFAIAQSGRVLNGVLPQTTSSPVVLPDGLTWETATTADLGLDVAFLNNRLTFTGDLYERKTKNMFTVGKQLPAVFGATQPKGNYADLTTKGWEVAISWKDEFKIADKPFHYNVSVWMSDYSATVDKYNNTTGSLASGNYYAGMKMGEIWGYVNDGFFTDKDDLAAAKKSQTLFKPSNGGNWLPGDLKFKDLDGNGVINNGDNTIYKPGDRRIVGNSTPRYTYGANFSGDYNNFFFSLFFQGVGKQDWWPGSEAAIFWGQYNRPYQYLFQSQVGNMWSESNPNAYFPRLRGYVAQNSSGELVNAQSKYIQNVRYLRLKNVQIGYNLPKGLIAKAHLNAARVYVSGENLFTVSPLYKHTKAMDVEGIGASDAILTGTSNSGNGNNYPILKSYSVGLSVTF; encoded by the coding sequence AAACCAATTTTATTGCTAATGCGCTCAGTGATAGCATGGGAGTATTCAATTTTAAAAAACTACCATCCGGCGGACCTTATTCATTCAGTGTTTCGGCCGTAGGTTACGAACAACAATCGCTGGGCGGTTATCAGTTAAAGCCCGATGCATCGGTGTTATTAACTTTAAAGCTGAACAGCCAGGCCAGTAACCTTACCGACGTAGTGGTGGTAGGTTATGGTACACAGCGCAAAGAAAACCTGACCAGCGCAGTAGCGCAGGTAAAAGGAGAGGTGTTTGAAAATCGCGCTGTGCCTAACGTTAGCCAGGGTTTACAGGGCCTTATCCCTAACCTGAACCTGATAATGGGAGATGGTAAGCCTGTGCAGTCGCCTGTTTTTAACATACGTGGTACCACTTCTATTGGACAAGGTGGTAACGCGCTGGTGTTAATTGATGGCGTACAGGGCGATCCTGCTTTGTTAAACCCTAACGACATTGCTTCTGTATCGGTGTTAAAAGATGCGTCTTCTGCCTCTATCTATGGTGCAAGAGCAGCTTTTGGTGTGGTGTTGATTACCACTAAAACGCCTGGTAAAGAAAAAGTGTCTGTAACCTACAATTCTAACTACGCCAGCAAGTCGCCTACCGTAGTGCCGGATATTGTTTCTAATGGTTACCAATATGCTAAAAGCTTCAGCGATGCTTGGAGTGGCTGGAACGACTATTCACAAACTGCGCAGAACGTAAACAAAACACAAACCTTTTCTGCTGCTTATCTGGAAGAATATAAGCGCAGAAATGAAGATCCTTCTTTACCTAAAGTAGAAGTAGGCGCTAATGGCAACTATGTATATTATGGTAATACCAACTGGTTTGACCTGTTGTATAAAAAGAACCTGGGCGCAATAGATCAAAGTTTGTCTGTTTCGGGTAACAGTGGTAAAGCCAGCTTTTATATCACTGGCCGTTATAACAGCCAGGATGGTTTATTCCGCTACAATAGCGACAAGTACCATATGTATAACCTAACGGCCAAAGGAACTGTACAGGTTACTGACTGGTTACAGGTATATAACACCATGCAGTTCAACAGCCGTTTTTATCATAACCCGCTGAACGTGGGTGAAGGTGGTAGCATCTGGGCTAACATGGGCGCGGAAGCACACCCTTCTTCTATGTTGTTTAACCCGGATGGTACCTTAACTTTCTCTGCGGCTTACACCGTTGGTGATTTTGTGTATGGCAGAAATGGTATTGATATGACCGACCAGGTAATTCGTAATACAGCTGGCTTTGTAGCCAAAGTGTTGAAAAATAACCTGCGTATTAAAGGTGACATCACTTTTCAAAATACCAGCGCCAACAGTTCCCAGGTGCGTGTTCCTGTTCCCTACAGTGTAACGCCTGGTGTTATTGCGTATGTGGGTACCGGTTATAACGATATTACTGTAGCACGTAAGCAAACCAACTACCTGGCTTCGAACATCTATGGTGAGTATGAAAAAACATTTAACCGTGCGCATTACTTCAAAGCATTATTAGGTTATAACTACGAACAGAGTACTTACAATAACTATTCTACTACCAGAAATGGTTTAATCTATAACCCTATTTCTGACTTAAACCTGGCTTTAGGGCAGAGCATTTCCACTGCCGGTGGTTATGACAAATGGGCTATCCTGGGTGGTTTCTTCCGTTTTAACTATGCCTTTAACGACAGGTATTTGCTGGAAGTGAATGGCCGTTACGATGGTTCTTCTAAATTTCCGGCCAGTCAGCGTTATGGCTTTTTTCCATCTGCTTCTGCAGGATGGCGCGTATCTAAAGAAAATTTCTGGCACGTAAACCCTAAAGTGGTGTCTGATGTAAAAATCAGGGGTTCTTATGGTTCTTTGGGTAACGGCAGCATTGATTCATATACTTACCAGGATAAATTTGCTATTGCACAATCGGGTCGTGTGTTAAATGGTGTGTTGCCACAAACCACTTCTTCTCCGGTAGTGTTGCCTGATGGCCTTACCTGGGAAACGGCTACAACTGCCGATTTAGGTTTAGATGTGGCTTTTCTCAATAACCGCTTAACTTTTACCGGTGATTTATACGAGCGTAAAACTAAAAACATGTTCACCGTAGGTAAGCAATTACCTGCTGTGTTTGGTGCTACGCAACCAAAGGGTAACTATGCCGACTTAACTACTAAAGGTTGGGAAGTGGCTATTTCGTGGAAAGATGAGTTTAAGATTGCCGATAAGCCATTCCATTACAACGTAAGTGTTTGGATGAGCGATTACTCTGCTACTGTTGATAAATACAATAACACTACCGGATCGCTGGCCAGCGGTAACTACTATGCCGGTATGAAAATGGGTGAAATATGGGGTTATGTGAACGATGGCTTCTTTACTGATAAAGACGACCTGGCAGCTGCTAAAAAATCTCAAACCCTGTTTAAGCCTTCTAACGGTGGTAACTGGTTACCTGGTGACCTGAAGTTTAAAGATCTGGATGGTAACGGTGTTATTAACAATGGTGATAACACTATTTATAAGCCGGGCGACAGACGCATAGTAGGAAACTCTACTCCACGTTATACCTATGGCGCTAATTTCAGCGGTGATTATAACAACTTTTTCTTCAGCCTGTTTTTTCAGGGTGTAGGCAAGCAGGATTGGTGGCCTGGTTCAGAAGCGGCTATCTTCTGGGGTCAATATAACAGACCTTATCAATACCTGTTTCAATCGCAGGTGGGTAACATGTGGAGCGAAAGCAACCCGAACGCTTATTTCCCACGTTTAAGAGGTTATGTAGCACAAAATAGTTCTGGTGAGCTGGTAAACGCACAGAGCAAATACATTCAAAACGTTCGTTACCTGCGTCTGAAAAATGTACAAATTGGATACAACCTTCCCAAAGGTTTAATTGCCAAAGCGCATCTGAATGCTGCAAGGGTATATGTATCGGGCGAAAACCTGTTTACCGTGTCTCCGCTGTACAAGCATACCAAAGCAATGGATGTAGAAGGTATTGGTGCTTCCGATGCTATCCTTACCGGTACTTCTAACAGTGGTAATGGTAACAACTATCCTATTTTAAAGAGCTATTCAGTAGGCTTGTCTGTTACTTTTTAA